From the Scylla paramamosain isolate STU-SP2022 unplaced genomic scaffold, ASM3559412v1 Contig14, whole genome shotgun sequence genome, one window contains:
- the LOC135097208 gene encoding LOW QUALITY PROTEIN: cytosolic Fe-S cluster assembly factor nubp1-like (The sequence of the model RefSeq protein was modified relative to this genomic sequence to represent the inferred CDS: deleted 1 base in 1 codon) — MGRCAGPLQCDPSTFWSVTSSSAFYLCIQHPSANMPLYKGIVSESHTGATPHAPRRAPQGTPGSSSSSSHGVSPHGGASGSPDEGGTDPARQQEGLGASHGSSEPGTWRGSSRDIEDILGTFAKNVGFLDIDICGPTQPRVLGTAEEKVHSSGAGWSPVYVSDNLAVMSVGFLLNSADDAVIWRGPKKDVIDEVVFKHVAVDEVALLDVRKEITFCRKVNIPIIGLVENMTTFVCPKCKTKTAIFPATTGCDPQLAEDTEMPLLGQLPLDPWVAQACDEGTNIPTRARCCCHSGIQRHCKQNQGVL, encoded by the exons ATGGGCAGATGTGCAG gtcctctccaATGCGATCCTTCCACCTTTTGGTCTGTCACGTCGTCTTCTGCCTTCTACCTCTGTATCCAACATCCTTCAGCCAACATGCCCTTGTATAAGGGCAT agtgagtgagagccACACAGGAGCCACACCCCACGCGCCACGCCGCGCACCGCAAGGCACTCCAG gcagcagcagcagcagcagccatggTGTCTCTCCTCATGGTGGGGCGAGCGGCTCCCCAGATGAGGGCGGCACCGACCCAGCCCGGCAGCAGGAGGGCCTTGGTGCTTCCCATGGTTCATCCGAGCCAG GGACATGGAGAGGAAGTTCGAGAGACATTGAGGACATCCTAGGAACCTTTGCCAAGAAT GTGGGGTTCCTTGACATTGACATCTGTGGGCCGACTCAGCCGCGGGTGTTGGGGACAGCAGAGGAGAAGGTCCACTCTTCAGGTGCTGGCTGGTCCCCTGTG TATGTGTCTGACAATCTGGCTGTCATGTCCGTTGGGTTCCTGCTCAACAGTGCAGACGACGCTGTCATCTGGAGGGGACCCAAGAAAGATG TGATTGACGAGGTAGTGTTTAAGCATGTAGCTGTGGAT GAAGTGGCTCTGCtggatgtgaggaaggaaatCACATTCTGCAGGAAAGTGAACATTCCCATCATTGGCCTGGTGGAGAACATGACCACCTTTGTGTGCCCCAAGTGTAAG ACCAAGACGGCCATCTTCCCTGCCACTACT GGATGTGACCCCCAGCTGGCAGAGGATACTGAGATGCCACTGCTTGGCCAGCTGCCGCTGGACCCCTGGGTGGCCCAGGCGTGTGATGAAGGCACCAACATTCCGACACGAGCCAGATGCTGCTGTCACTCAGGCATACAAAGACATTGCAAACA